A section of the Candidatus Eisenbacteria bacterium genome encodes:
- a CDS encoding SDR family oxidoreductase has product MKTTGDTFLVTGGAGFIGSATVEYLLSKGSKVSVLDNFSTGRRENLDFRGVLDEAALSLLTVFEGDIRNVDDTKKAMQGARYVIHQAALTSLQQSVRAPLLANSVNVDGFLNCLVLARDLGVKRLVLASSSSVYGNSQELPNREEAKLEPASPYAVTKAIGEKYCRMFDSIYGLETVVLRYFNVFGPRQDPNSEYAAVIPAFIKKLLMGERPIVYGDGKQSRDFIYVGDVAAANHLACVKEGASGGVFNIASGRSRSLEELLSALSTITGSRELPVHAEERPCDVKHSWACTDEARKELGFVPKVSFEESLKATVSYFRKEMTGRVKADR; this is encoded by the coding sequence ATGAAAACGACGGGTGATACTTTTCTTGTGACAGGAGGGGCCGGCTTCATCGGCTCGGCCACTGTAGAGTACCTTCTCTCCAAAGGCAGCAAGGTTTCCGTGCTGGACAATTTCTCGACCGGGCGTAGGGAGAACCTCGACTTCCGCGGCGTTCTTGACGAGGCGGCTCTGTCGCTGCTCACCGTCTTCGAAGGGGACATCAGGAATGTTGATGATACAAAGAAGGCGATGCAGGGAGCCCGGTATGTCATTCACCAGGCAGCTTTGACTTCACTCCAGCAATCCGTGCGTGCTCCACTGCTTGCGAATTCCGTCAATGTTGACGGATTCCTGAATTGCCTTGTGCTTGCACGGGACCTCGGGGTAAAGAGACTCGTCCTTGCCTCGTCGTCATCGGTGTATGGAAACAGTCAGGAGCTGCCGAACAGGGAAGAGGCGAAGCTTGAGCCTGCATCTCCGTATGCGGTTACGAAAGCGATAGGAGAGAAGTACTGCAGGATGTTCGACTCGATCTACGGACTTGAGACGGTGGTACTCAGGTATTTCAACGTTTTCGGCCCAAGGCAAGATCCCAATTCTGAATACGCGGCAGTAATCCCTGCTTTCATCAAGAAACTTCTCATGGGCGAAAGGCCAATAGTCTATGGTGATGGCAAGCAGAGCAGGGATTTCATCTATGTCGGGGATGTTGCCGCCGCAAATCACCTTGCCTGCGTCAAAGAGGGCGCCTCAGGCGGAGTCTTTAACATTGCTTCCGGCAGGTCAAGGAGTCTGGAAGAACTTCTGTCTGCATTGAGCACGATAACCGGCTCCAGGGAACTCCCGGTGCATGCTGAGGAAAGGCCTTGTGATGTCAAGCACTCGTGGGCATGCACAGATGAGGCCAGGAAAGAACTTGGTTTTGTCCCGAAGGTGAGCTTTGAGGAAAGTCTCAAGGCAACCGTGTCATATTTCAGAAAAGAGATGACGGGCCGGGTCAAGGCTGACCGGTGA